One Paenibacillus riograndensis SBR5 DNA segment encodes these proteins:
- the gatB gene encoding Asp-tRNA(Asn)/Glu-tRNA(Gln) amidotransferase subunit GatB, producing the protein MAKYETVIGLEVHVELHTKSKIFCGCSTEFGAPPNTHTCPVCLGHPGVLPVLNRQAVEYAMKAAMALNCTIGDVSKFDRKNYFYPDSPKAYQISQYDQPIGLNGWIDIEVDGQTKRIGITRLHLEEDAGKLTHVDGGFASLVDFNRVGTPLIEIVSEPDLRSPEEARAYLEKIRAIMQYCDVSDVKMEEGSMRCDANISLRPEGQAEFGIRAELKNMNSFRGVLRGLEYEQFRQSEILDDGGVVVQETRRWDEAQGKTLSMRGKEEAHDYRYFPDPDLIVLHIDDAWKESIRASIPELPDARKSRYSTEYGLTAYDAGVLTSSKPLADFFEGSLAYTKDAKAVANWMMGDLLGYLNNGGLELPQVKITPQGLGEMIGLIAGGTISSKIAKTVFKEMLESGKLPAAIVEEKGLVQISDEGAIKQIVEAVVAANPQSVEDYKAGKQKAIGFLVGQVMKESKGKANPGLVNTLLAEVLNS; encoded by the coding sequence ATGGCTAAATACGAAACGGTCATCGGACTGGAAGTTCATGTGGAGCTTCATACCAAGTCCAAAATCTTCTGCGGCTGCTCCACGGAATTCGGTGCTCCGCCCAATACACATACCTGTCCTGTCTGTCTGGGGCATCCAGGCGTCTTGCCGGTATTGAACCGGCAGGCCGTTGAATATGCCATGAAAGCAGCGATGGCACTGAACTGCACGATTGGCGACGTCAGCAAATTCGACCGCAAAAATTACTTTTATCCCGATTCACCGAAGGCCTACCAGATTTCCCAATACGATCAGCCTATCGGTCTGAACGGCTGGATCGATATTGAGGTGGACGGACAAACCAAGCGGATCGGCATCACCCGCCTGCACCTGGAGGAAGACGCCGGCAAACTGACCCATGTGGACGGCGGCTTTGCTTCACTGGTCGACTTCAACCGTGTGGGCACGCCGCTGATTGAAATCGTCTCCGAACCTGATTTGCGGTCTCCGGAGGAAGCGCGCGCCTATCTGGAGAAGATCCGCGCCATTATGCAGTATTGCGACGTATCCGATGTGAAGATGGAAGAGGGCTCAATGCGCTGCGATGCCAACATCAGCCTGCGGCCGGAAGGCCAGGCCGAATTCGGCATCCGCGCGGAGCTTAAGAACATGAACTCCTTCCGCGGGGTACTGCGCGGACTGGAATACGAGCAATTCCGGCAAAGTGAGATTCTGGATGACGGCGGTGTTGTCGTTCAGGAGACCCGCCGCTGGGACGAAGCCCAGGGCAAAACGCTGTCCATGCGCGGCAAGGAAGAAGCGCATGACTACCGCTACTTCCCGGACCCTGACCTGATTGTGCTGCATATTGATGATGCCTGGAAGGAGTCCATCCGGGCAAGCATTCCGGAGCTGCCGGATGCGCGGAAGAGCCGTTACAGCACGGAATATGGACTTACCGCCTACGATGCCGGTGTGCTGACCTCCTCCAAGCCGCTCGCGGATTTCTTCGAGGGCAGTCTGGCTTATACGAAGGATGCCAAAGCCGTTGCCAACTGGATGATGGGTGATTTGCTGGGGTATCTGAACAATGGGGGTCTGGAACTGCCCCAGGTGAAGATTACTCCGCAGGGATTGGGAGAAATGATTGGTCTGATCGCAGGCGGAACCATCAGCAGCAAAATCGCCAAAACTGTCTTTAAAGAGATGCTGGAGAGCGGCAAGCTTCCGGCGGCAATCGTTGAAGAAAAAGGCCTCGTGCAAATCAGCGATGAGGGGGCGATCAAGCAGATCGTTGAAGCGGTTGTGGCCGCCAATCCACAGTCTGTTGAGGATTATAAGGCAGGCAAGCAAAAGGCGATTGGCTTCCTCGTGGGACAGGTTATGAAGGAGAGCAAAGGCAAAGCCAATCCGGGGCTGGTCAACACGCTGCTCGCAGAAGTGCTGAACAGCTAG
- the gatA gene encoding Asp-tRNA(Asn)/Glu-tRNA(Gln) amidotransferase subunit GatA has product MSLFQYRLPELHNMLRSKEISVGELTEESLAAIAERDGKVHAFLTLNEEGARASARALDDKLASGAARGLLFGLPAGIKDNIVTKGLRTTCASQFLSNFQPIYDATVVTKLRQADAVTVGKLNMDEFAMGGSNENSSFGPVRNPWDVERVPGGSSGGSAAAVAAGEVLFTLGSDTGGSIRQPASYCGVVGLKPTYGLVSRYGLVAFASSLDQIGPITRNVEDSAYVLQAIAGYDAQDSTSANVDIPDYLSALTGDISGLRIAVPKEYIGEGVDASVRDTVLSALKVLESLGAVWEEVSLPHTEYAVATYYLLSSSEASSNLARFDGVRYGVRADDGGGLLDLYHNSRSEGFGAEVKRRIMLGTYALSSGYYDAYYLKAQKVRTLIKQDFDDVFQKYDVVIGPTAPTTAFKLGSQIEDPLTMYLNDILTIPVSLAGIPAVSIPCGFAEGLPVGLQIIGKEFDESTVLRVAHAFEQHTDHHKQLPQL; this is encoded by the coding sequence TTGAGCCTGTTTCAATATCGATTGCCTGAATTACATAACATGCTGCGGAGCAAAGAGATTTCGGTCGGCGAACTGACAGAGGAATCTCTGGCTGCCATTGCAGAGCGCGATGGTAAGGTGCATGCGTTTTTGACTTTAAATGAAGAGGGGGCCCGTGCTTCTGCGCGCGCGCTGGACGATAAACTGGCCTCCGGAGCAGCCCGCGGACTGCTTTTTGGCCTTCCGGCCGGAATTAAGGACAATATTGTGACCAAAGGATTGCGCACTACCTGCGCCAGTCAATTCCTCTCCAATTTCCAGCCTATATACGATGCGACTGTTGTCACCAAGCTGCGGCAGGCGGATGCCGTTACGGTCGGCAAGCTGAATATGGACGAGTTCGCCATGGGCGGCTCCAATGAGAATTCATCGTTCGGCCCCGTCCGCAACCCTTGGGATGTGGAGCGTGTTCCCGGCGGTTCCAGCGGCGGATCTGCAGCGGCAGTGGCTGCTGGAGAAGTATTGTTTACCCTCGGTTCCGACACTGGCGGTTCTATCCGCCAGCCTGCGTCCTATTGCGGAGTAGTGGGCCTTAAGCCGACCTATGGACTGGTTTCCCGTTATGGACTTGTCGCGTTTGCTTCATCCCTGGATCAAATCGGCCCGATTACACGGAATGTCGAGGATTCTGCCTATGTGCTGCAGGCCATTGCAGGCTACGATGCCCAGGATTCGACTTCAGCAAACGTGGATATTCCGGATTATCTCAGTGCCCTTACAGGTGATATTTCCGGCCTGCGGATTGCAGTGCCGAAGGAATACATCGGCGAAGGTGTGGATGCATCTGTCCGCGACACCGTGCTGTCCGCACTGAAAGTGCTTGAAAGCCTTGGTGCGGTCTGGGAAGAGGTTTCTTTGCCGCATACCGAATATGCAGTAGCAACCTATTATTTGCTTTCTTCTTCGGAAGCTTCCTCCAACCTGGCCCGCTTTGACGGTGTCCGCTACGGAGTAAGAGCCGATGACGGCGGGGGTTTGCTTGATCTGTACCATAACTCCCGCAGCGAGGGCTTTGGAGCCGAGGTTAAGCGGCGGATTATGCTGGGTACTTACGCACTGAGCTCCGGTTATTATGATGCTTATTATTTGAAAGCGCAGAAGGTGCGGACTTTGATTAAGCAGGACTTTGACGATGTATTTCAGAAGTATGATGTGGTTATCGGACCTACTGCACCTACTACAGCCTTCAAGCTCGGATCACAGATCGAAGATCCTTTGACTATGTATTTGAATGATATTTTGACGATTCCTGTCAGTCTCGCCGGCATTCCTGCGGTCAGCATTCCCTGCGGCTTTGCCGAAGGGCTGCCTGTAGGTCTGCAAATTATCGGCAAAGAATTTGATGAGAGCACCGTTCTGCGCGTTGCGCATGCCTTTGAACAGCATACAGATCATCATAAGCAGCTCCCGCAGCTGTAA
- the gatC gene encoding Asp-tRNA(Asn)/Glu-tRNA(Gln) amidotransferase subunit GatC gives MSITVHDVQHVAKLARLHLSPEEEAKLTEQMNAILQYAEKLNELDTENVKPTTHVLQVSNVMRDDVVKESLSQEEALLNAPEDEDGHFKVPAVLE, from the coding sequence ATGAGCATTACAGTCCATGATGTGCAGCATGTGGCCAAGCTGGCCCGCCTGCATTTAAGCCCGGAAGAAGAGGCGAAACTAACTGAACAGATGAATGCTATTTTACAATATGCAGAGAAACTGAATGAACTCGACACCGAGAACGTCAAGCCGACAACCCATGTGCTGCAGGTCAGCAATGTCATGCGCGATGATGTGGTCAAGGAGAGCTTGTCTCAAGAAGAAGCTCTGCTTAACGCACCAGAAGATGAGGACGGGCATTTCAAGGTTCCCGCAGTTCTGGAATAA
- a CDS encoding ABC transporter permease subunit, whose amino-acid sequence MRNIWTLYHKEMLESLRSYKLIWVPVVFIILGIMQPLTTYYMPEILKASGNVPPGMLEGYEMPGSAVVMAQALRQYGTIGMLILVLGVMNSLAGERSSGTIEMLLAKPVAPAAIVSAKWAAQLTVLVMALGLGAAGAAYYTEQLMGPLLWSNLAAAAGLYGLWLLCAVSLTLLFSAWLRGPAAAFLGLLAAAAMSLAHSLLPSLLDWTPAALTAISAEMMTEGDGMAWGPVFSAVILIVICVASASLFIHRKQLPE is encoded by the coding sequence ATGAGGAATATTTGGACGCTCTATCACAAAGAAATGCTGGAATCCCTGCGCAGCTACAAGCTGATCTGGGTTCCGGTGGTATTTATCATTCTTGGTATTATGCAGCCGCTCACGACTTATTACATGCCCGAAATCCTCAAAGCTTCGGGAAATGTCCCTCCAGGCATGCTGGAGGGATATGAGATGCCCGGTTCTGCTGTGGTAATGGCCCAGGCACTTCGACAATATGGCACCATCGGCATGCTGATACTTGTGCTGGGTGTAATGAACAGCTTGGCTGGTGAGCGAAGCAGCGGAACTATAGAGATGCTGTTGGCCAAGCCGGTGGCCCCGGCGGCTATTGTTTCAGCCAAATGGGCTGCGCAGCTGACCGTTCTTGTTATGGCCCTCGGGCTTGGTGCAGCAGGGGCGGCCTACTATACAGAGCAGCTGATGGGCCCGCTCTTATGGAGCAATCTGGCGGCTGCGGCCGGACTGTATGGGCTGTGGCTGCTGTGCGCAGTCTCGCTGACGCTCCTGTTCAGCGCATGGCTGCGCGGCCCTGCCGCTGCTTTTCTGGGACTGCTGGCTGCAGCAGCAATGTCGCTGGCCCATAGCCTCTTGCCTTCGCTGCTAGACTGGACCCCGGCGGCGCTTACCGCTATTTCTGCCGAAATGATGACAGAAGGGGACGGAATGGCATGGGGCCCGGTCTTTTCTGCCGTAATACTGATTGTTATATGTGTTGCCTCCGCTTCACTCTTCATTCACAGGAAGCAATTACCGGAATAA